A region of Rhodamnia argentea isolate NSW1041297 chromosome 9, ASM2092103v1, whole genome shotgun sequence DNA encodes the following proteins:
- the LOC115736959 gene encoding CASP-like protein 4A4 — protein sequence MVIAPPSMDGASPAAFTQQLPTPSPFSFSVASTRWTVVPPIQLSILFLRFLALLLSFVSALALTTPLKKIGQSPSSCGQLPELMYCFIVTVVAFVYSAFQLFKGVCDISYRGILISDRFSDYLSFILDQLVAYLLISSSSLGIQAIQRTGRATPLCRASVISISMSFAVFLVTATCALLSGYKLCKRIIW from the exons ATGGTGATTGCTCCTCCATCGATGGACGGTGCATCTCCGGCTGCTTTCACCCAGCAGCTCCCGACGCCTTCACCGTTCTCGTTCTCAGTCGCCTCTACCCGGTGGACAGTGGTGCCGCCAATCCAGCTCTCGATTCTCTTCCTCCGGTTCCTCGCGCTACTGCTGTCCTTCGTCTCGGCTCTCGCGCTGACGACCCCGCTGAAGAAGATAGGTCAATCTCCTTCCAGCTGCGGCCAGCTTCCTGAATTGAT GTATTGCTTCATTGTCACCGTCGTGGCTTTCGTTTACTCAGCTTTTCAGCTCTTCAAAGGTGTCTGTGACATTTCCTATAGAGGGATTTTAATCTCAGACAGGTTCTCGGACTACCTTAGCTTCATCCTCGATCAG CTGGTGGCTTACCTTCTCATTTCGAGTTCTTCGTTGGGGATACAAGCAATTCAACGGACAGGAAGGGCAACACCACTCTGCAGGGCGTCTGTCATATCCATCAGCATGTCTTTTGCAGTCTTCCTGGTCACAGCAACCTGTGCTCTATTGTCGGGTTACAAGCTTTGTAAGAGAATTATTTGGTGA
- the LOC115736957 gene encoding DEAD-box ATP-dependent RNA helicase 47, mitochondrial: MVLLKMPMLSSTRLLLLSLPCQKLSSLSRAACFHGSGKLLCRVEINQGPLTLASLGPKSETVKTNRSKNNRTKYETSLRKEKMGEVQPLSGNEFKSVATRKPFESGLGPFNAKSFSELGLPPLLLQRLEAEGFKVPTDVQAAAIPTILKNHDVVIQSYTGSGKTLAYLLPILSEVGPLRKRSPDCKDEHGKKMEIEAVIVAPSRELGMQIVREVEKLLGPSDKKVVQQLVGGANRSRQEEALKKNKPAIVVGTPGRIAEISAAGKLHTHDCRFLVLDEVDELLSFNFREDMHRILQHVGRRSGMDAREPKVPRVRQAERQTILVSATVPFSVIRAARSWGNDPLLVQAEKVVTLDSAPISVPVNPSKPSLSSSNTSNLQGQPAVTSLPPSLKHYYCVTKLQHKIDTMRRCIHALDAKSVIAFMNNTKQLKDAVFKLEARGIDAAELHGDLGKLVRSTTLKKFKNGDLRVLVTNELSARGLDVAECDLVVNLDLPTDSIHYAHRAGRTGRLGRKGNVVSICEVPEVFVVKKLQKQLGVQIPACEFIEGKLVMTGEEERTLEPIR; encoded by the coding sequence ATGGTGTTGTTGAAGATGCCGATGTTATCATCAACACGGTTGCTGCTCCTGTCCCTGCCCTGCCAAAAGCTATCCTCTCTTTCTAGGGCTGCTTGCTTTCATGGGAGTGGAAAATTGCTCTGTCGTGTTGAAATTAACCAGGGACCCCTTACTCTTGCAAGCCTTGGTCCCAAAAGTGAAACTGTTAAAACCAATAGGAGCAAAAATAACAGAACTAAGTATGAAACTTCtcttagaaaagaaaaaatgggtgAAGTTCAGCCTCTTAGTGGCAATGAATTCAAGTCAGTTGCTACAAGAAAACCATTTGAATCAGGACTGGGTCCATTTAATGCGAAATCATTTTCAGAGCTTGGCTTGCCACCGTTGTTGTTGCAAAGATTGGAGGCTGAAGGGTTCAAGGTTCCAACTGATGTTCAAGCTGCTGCAATTCCAACCATTCTTAAGAATCATGATGTTGTGATTCAATCTTACACAGGTTCGGGAAAAACGTTGGCGTATCTCCTCCCCATACTTTCGGAAGTAGGTCCACTGAGAAAGAGATCTCCTGATTGCAAGGATGAACATGGGAAGAAAATGGAGATAGAGGCTGTTATTGTGGCTCCGTCTAGGGAGCTAGGAATGCAGATTGTGAGGGAGGTCGAGAAGCTCTTGGGACCTTCTGATAAGAAAGTTGTTCAGCAGCTTGTAGGGGGTGCAAATCGTTCTAGGCAAGAAGAAGCTCTGAAGAAAAATAAGCCAGCTATTGTCGTCGGAACACCAGGGCGGATTGCAGAAATAAGTGCTGCTGGAAAGCTTCACACCCATGACTGTCGTTTCTTGGTCTTGGATGAAGTCGACGAGCTTCTTTCGTTTAACTTCCGGGAGGATATGCATCGGATATTGCAACATGTAGGGAGAAGATCCGGCATGGATGCACGAGAGCCTAAAGTTCCAAGGGTAAGGCAGGCAGAACGTCAGACTATCTTGGTTTCTGCAACTGTGCCTTTTTCCGTTATAAGGGCCGCTAGGAGCTGGGGAAATGATCCGCTGCTTGTGCAAGCAGAAAAAGTCGTGACGCTTGATTCTGCCCCGATATCCGTACCTGTTAATCCGTCAAAGCCGTCGTTAAGTTCGAGTAATACCTCAAATTTGCAGGGTCAACCAGCTGTTACAAGTCTACCTCCCTCTTTGAAGCACTATTACTGTGTCACAAAGCTACAGCACAAGATTGACACGATGAGAAGATGCATCCATGCGCTCGATGCAAAGTCCGTGATCGCTTTCATGAACAACACTAAGCAGCTGAAAGATGCTGTTTTTAAGCTAGAGGCCCGTGGAATTGATGCTGCAGAGTTGCATGGTGATCTGGGTAAGCTTGTTAGATCAACAACTTTAAAGAAGTTCAAGAATGGCGATTTGCGTGTTCTGGTGACAAATGAGCTTTCAGCGAGAGGTTTGGACGTAGCAGAGTGTGATCTTGTAGTTAATCTGGACTTGCCAACAGACTCCATTCACTATGCTCATCGTGCTGGCCGCACAGGACGGCTTGGTAGGAAGGGTAATGTGGTTTCCATATGTGAGGTGCCTGAAGTATTCGTCGTCAAGAAACTGCAGAAGCAGCTCGGGGTTCAGATTCCTGCTTGTGAATTTATCGAGGGCAAGCTTGTCATGACTGGGGAGGAAGAGAGGACTTTGGAGCCCATAAGATag